One region of Nerophis lumbriciformis linkage group LG10, RoL_Nlum_v2.1, whole genome shotgun sequence genomic DNA includes:
- the bpgm gene encoding bisphosphoglycerate mutase: MSKYRLFLLRHGEGAWNRENRFCSWVDQKLSEDGVKEARDCGRLLKELGYKFDVVFTSILSRSIQTAWLVLEAMGQEWVPVVKSWRLNERHYGALIGLNRGEMALQHGEEKVKLWRRGYDITPPPIEEQHPYFHEIYNDRRYTTCDVEKEKLPRAESLKEVLLRLLPYWEGTVVPEIQEGRTVLISAHGNSCRALLKHLEGISDEDIASVTLPTGIPVLLELDKDLRPVKARQLLGDQEKIQAAIKKVEDQGKAKAST; encoded by the exons ATGTCCAAGTACAGACTCTTCCTCCTGAGGCATGGCGAGGGGGCGTGGAACCGCGAGAACCGCTTTTGCAGCTGGGTGGACCAGAAGCTGAGCGAGGACGGCGTGAAGGAGGCCCGGGACTGTGGCAGGCTCCTGAAGGAGCTGGGCTACAAGTTTGACGTGGTCTTCACCTCCATCCTCAGCCGCTCCATCCAGACGGCCTGGCTGGTGCTGGAGGCCATGGGCCAGGAGTGGGTCCCCGTGGTCAAGTCCTGGAGGCTCAACGAGCGCCACTACGGCGCCCTGATAGGCCTGAACCGGGGGGAAATGGCCCTCCAGCACGGCGAGGAGAAAGTGAAATTGTGGAGGAGGGGCTATGACATTACCCCGCCCCCTATAGAGGAGCAGCACCCGTACTTCCACGAAATCTACAACGATCGCAGATACACCACGTGTGACGTGGAGAAGGAGAAGCTGCCCCGCGCCGAGAGCTTGAAGGAGGTGTTGCTCAGGCTGCTGCCCTACTGGGAAGGCACGGTGGTGCCAGAAATACAGGAAGGAAGAACGGTGCTCATTTCCGCTCATGGAAACAGCTGCAGGGCCCTGCTCAAACACCTGGAAG GAATATCGGACGAGGACATCGCCAGCGTGACTCTGCCCACGGGGATTCCCGTCTTGCTGGAGCTGGACAAAGATCTGAGGCCCGTGAAGGCTCGCCAGCTGCTGGGAGACCAGGAGAAGATCCAGGCTGCCATTAAAAAGGTGGAGGATCAGGGGAAAGCCAAGGCAAGCACTTGA
- the LOC133612748 gene encoding troponin I, slow skeletal muscle-like, which translates to MIKKAMVMLENDKQIRKDERDRILSERVPALEISGMSAQDLQNLCKELHKKIDVVDEERYDIGLKVAKSDIEVRDLSQKIYELKGKMKRPNLKRVRVSADAMLGALLGAKVKESVDFKANLKTVKKEDEKKEEVTDWRKNVDAMSGMEGRKKLFNAGQ; encoded by the exons ATGATAAAGAAAGCTATGGTGATGCTTGAGAATGACAAGCAAATAAGAAAGGATGAGCGAGACAGAATCCTGTCTGAGAGAGTGCCGGCGTTGGAGATTTCTGGCATGTCGGCGCAGGATTTGCAG AATCTTTGCAAAGAGCTGCACAAGAAGATCGATGTTGTCGATGAGGAACGTTACGACATTGGTTTAAAGGTGGCCAAAAGTGACATAGAG GTGCGGGACCTGTCTCAGAAGATCTATGAGTTGAAGGGTAAGATGAAGAGGCCAAACCTGAAGAGAGTGAGGGTGTCGGCAGATGCCATGCTGGGAGCGCTGCTCGGTGCCAAGGTCAAAGAGTCCGTGGACTTTAAGGCCAACCTCAAGACTGTGAAGAAAGAGGACGAGAAG AAAGAGGAAGTGACTGACTGGCGTAAGAACGTGGACGCCATGTCGGGTATGGAGGGCAGGAAGAAGCTGTTCAACGCCGGCCAGTAG